Genomic segment of Schistocerca piceifrons isolate TAMUIC-IGC-003096 chromosome 1, iqSchPice1.1, whole genome shotgun sequence:
aatctatatccaacttcccattagagcgctcaacatcccattctccaatagtttctactgagtctgctggtggctcatcacctatatccaacttctcattagagcgctcatcagcccatcctctaatagtttctactgagtctggtggtggctcatcatctatatccaacttctcattagagcgctcatcagcccattctctaatagtttctactgagtctgccggtggcccaTCATCTatttccaacttcccattagagcgctcatcagcccattctctaatagcttctactgagtctggtggtggctcatcatctatatccaacttctcattagagtgctcatcagcccattctctaatagtttctactgagtctgccggtggctcattatctatatccaacttcccattagagcgctcatcagcccattctctaatagtttctactgagtctggtggtggctcatcatctatatccaacttctcattagagcactcaccagcccattctctaatggtttctaccgagtctgccggtggctcatcatctatatccaacttctcattagagcgctcatcagcccattctctaatagtttctactgagtcttgtggtggctcatcatctatttccaacttctcattagagcgctcatcagcccattctctaatagtttctacggagtctgctggtggctcatcatctatatacaacttcccattagagcgctcatccgcccattctctaatagtttctactgagtctgccggtggctcaccatctatatccaacttcccattagagcgctcatcagcccattctctaatagtttctactgagtctgccggtggctcatcatctatatccaacttcccattagagcgctcatcagcccattctctaatagtttctactgagactgccggcggctcaccatctatatccaacttcccattagagcgctcatcagcctactctctaatagtttctactgagtctgctggtggctcatcatctatatccaacttcccattagagcgctcatcagcccgcTCTCTAATGGTTTCTActaagtctgctggtggctcatcatctatatccaacttcccattagagcgctcatcagcccattctctaatagtttctactgagtctgctggtggctcatcatctatatccaacttcccattagagcgatCATCAGCCCATTCCCTAATAGTTTTTactgagtctgccagtggctcatcatctatatccaacttcccataagatcgctcatcagcccattctctactagtttctactgagtctgctggtggttcattatctatatccaacttctcattagagcgctcatcagcccattctctgatagtttctactgagtctgccggtggctcatcatctatatccaacttcccattagagcgctcaacagcccattctctaatagtttctactgagtctgccggtggcttatcatctatatccaacttcccattagagcgctcatcagtccattctctaatagtttctactgagtctgctggtggctcataatctaaatccaacttcccattagagcgttcATCAGCCCatactctaatagtttctactgagtctgccggtggctcattatctatatccaacttcccattagagcgctcatcagcccattctctaatagtctctactgagtctgctggtggttcatcatctatatccaacttcccattagagcgctcatcagcccattctctaatagtttctactgagtgtgccggtggctcatcatctatatccaacttcccattagagcgctcatcagcccattctctaatagtttctactgagtctgccggtggctcatcatctgtatccaacttcccatcagagcgctcatcagcccattctctaatagtttctactgagtctgctggtggctcatcatctatatccaacttcccattagagcgctcatcagcccattctctaatagtttctactgagtctgccggtggctcatcatctatataaaactacccattagagcgctcatcagcccattctctaatagtttctactgagtctgctggtggctcatcatctatatccaacttcccattagagcgctcatcagcccattctctaatagtttctactgagtctgccgttggctcatcatctatatccaacttcccattagatcGCTCATCaacccattctctaatagtttctactgagtctgctggtggctcatcatctatatccaactcctcattagagcgctcatcagcccattttctaatagtttctactgagtctgctggtggattatcatctatatccaacttctcattagagtgctcatcagcccattctctaatagtttctactgagtccgccggtggctcattatctaaATCCAACTTCTCaatagagcgctcatcagcccattctctaatagtctctattgagtctgctggtggttcatcatctatatccaacttcccattagagcgctcatcagcccattcactaatagtttctactgagtctgccgctggctcatcatctatatccaacttcccattagagcgctcatcaggccatcgtctaatagtttctactgagtctcgtGGTgggtcatcatctatatccaacttctcattagagcgctcatcagcccattctctaatagttcaactgagtctgccggtggctcatcatctatatccaactccccattagagcgctcatcagcccattctctaatagtttctactgagtctgccggtggctcatcatctatatccaactccccattagagcgctcatcagcccattctctaatagtttctaccgagtctggtggtggttcatcatctatatccaacttctcattagagcgctcatcagcccattctctaatagtttctactgagtctgccggtggccatatctatatccaacttcccattagagcgctcaacatcccattctccaatagtttctactcagtctgctggtggctcatcatctatattcaacttctcattagagcgctcatcagcccattctctaatagtttctactaagtctgctggtggatcatcatctatatccaacttctcattagagtgctcatccGCCCATTCTCTAATactttctactgagtctgccggtggctcattatctatatccaacttctcattagagcgctcatcagctcattctctaatagtttctactgagtctgctggtggttcatcatctatatccaacttctcattagagcgctcatcagcccatcctcttatagtttctactgagtctggtggtggctcatcatctatatccaacttctcattagagcgctctcagcccattctctaatagtttctactgagtctgccggtggctcatcatctatatccaacttcccattagagcgctcatcagcccatcctctaatagtttctactgagtctgccggtggctcatcatctatatcgaacttcccattagagcgctcatcagcccattctctaatagttcctaCTGAGTCTGCAGGTGGCTCATCATATacatccaacatcccattagagcgctcatcagctcattctctaatagtttcaactgagtctgccagtggctcatcatctatatccaacttcccattagagcgctcattagcccattctctaatagtttctactgagtctgccggtggctcatcgtctatatccaacttcccattagagcgctcatcagcccattctctaatagtttctaccgagtctggtggtggctcatcatctatatccaacttctcattagagcgctcatcagcccattctctaatagtttctactgagtctgccggtggccataatctatatccaacttcccattagagcgctcaacatcccattctccaatagtttctactgagtctgctggtggctcatcacctatatccaacttctcattagagcgctcatcagcccatcctctaatagtttctactgagtctggtggtggctcatcatctatatccaacttctcattagagcgctcatcagcccattctctaatagtttctactgagtctgccggtggcccaTCATCTatttccaacttcccattagagcgctcatcagcccattctctaatagcttctactgagtctggtggtggctcatcatctatatccaacttctcattagagtgctcatcagcccattctctaatagtttctactgagtctgccggtggctcattatctatatccaacttcccattagagcgctcatcagcccattctctaatagtttctactgagtctggtggtggctcatcatctatatccaacttctcattagagcactcaccagcccattctctaatggtttctaccgagtctgccggtggctcatcatctatatccaacttctcattagagcgctcatcggcccattctctaatagtttctactgagtctgctggtggatcatcatctatatccaacttctcattacagTGGTCAtctgcccattctctaatagtttcttctgagtctgccggtggctcattatctatatccaacttctcattagagcgctcatcagcccattgtctaatagtttctactgagtgtgctggtggttcatcatccatatccaacttctcattagagcgttcatcagcccattctctaatagtttctactgtgtctggtggtggctcatcatctatatccaacttctcattagagcgctcatcagcccattgtctaatagtttctactgagtgtgctggtggttcatcatctatatccaacttctcattagagcgctcatcagcccattctgtaatagtttctactgtgtctggtggtggctcatcatctatatccaacttctcattagagcgctcatcagcccattctctaatagtttctactgagtctggtggtggctcatcatctatatccaacttctcattagagtgctcatcagcccattctctaatagtttctactgagtctgccggtggctcattatctatatccaacttctcattagagcgctcatcagccaattgtctaatagtttctactgagtgtgctgatggttcatcatctatatccaacttctcattagagcgctcatcagcccattctctaatagtttctactgtgtctggtggtggctcatcatctatatccaacttctcattagagcgctcatcagcccattctctaatagtttctacttagTCTGCTggtagctcatcatctatatccaacttcccattagagcgcttatCAGCCCATTCTTTAATAGttcctactgagtctgccggtggctcatcatctatatccaacatcccattagagcgctcatcagcccattctctaatagttcctactgagtctgccggtggctcatcatctacatccaacatcccattagagcgctcatcagcccattctctaatagtttctactgagtctgccggaatctcatcatctatatctaacttcccattagagcactcatcagcccattctctaacagcctctactgagtctgccggtggctcatcatctatatccaacttcccattagagcgctcatcagcccattctctaatagtttctactgagtctgctggtggctcatcatctatatacaACTTCCCATTCGAGCGCTCATCAGCCTATTCTCTAattgtttctactgagtctgccggtggctcatcatctatatccaacttcccattagagcgctcatcagcccattctctaatagtttctaccgagtctggtggtggctcatcatctatatccaacttctcattagagcgctcatcagcccattctctaatagtttctactgagtctgccggtggccataatctatatccaacttcccattagagcgctcaacatcccattctccaatagtttctactgagtctgctggtggctcatcacctatatccaacttctcattagagcgctcatcagcccatcctctaatagtttctactgagtctggtggtggctcatcatctatatccaacttctcattagagcgctcatcagcccattctctaatagtttctactgagtctgccggtggcccaTCATCTatttccaacttcccattagagcgctcatcagcccattctctaatagcttctactgagtctggtggtggctcatcatctatatccaacttctcattagagtgctcatcagcccattttctaatagtttctactgagtctgccggtgactcattatctatatccaacttcccattagagcgctcatcagcccattctctaatagtttctactgagtctggtggtggcttatcatctatatccaacttctcattagagcactcaccagcccattctctaatggtttctaccgagtctgccagtggctcatcatctatatccaacttctcattagagcgctcatcggcCCATtccctaatagtttctactgagtctgctggtggatcatcatctatatccaacttctcattacagTGCTCATCTGCCCATTCTCTAATAGATTCttctgagtctgccggtggctcattatctatatccaacttctcattagagcgctcatcagcccattgtctaattgtttctactgagtgtgctggtggttcatcatctatatccaacttctcattagagcgttcatcagcccattctctaatagtttctactgtgtctggtggtggctcatcatctatatccaacttctcattagagcgctcatcagcccattgtctaatagtttctactgagtgtgctggtggttcatcatctatatccaacttctcattagagcgctcatcagcccattctgtaatagtttctactgtgtctggtggtggctcatcatctatatccaacttctcattagagcgctcatcagcccattctctaatagtttctactgagtctggtggtggctcatcatctatatccaacttttcattagagtgctcatcagcccattctctaatagtttctactgagtctgccggtggctcattatctatatccaaattctcattagagcgctcatcaacCAAttgtctaatagtttctactgagtgtgctgatggttcatcatctatatccaacttctcattagagcgctcatcagcccattctctaatagtttctactgtgtctggtggtggctcatcatctatatccaacttctcattagagcgctcatcagcccattctctaatagtttctacttagTCTGCTggtagctcatcatctatatccaacttcccattagagcgcttatCAGCCCATTCTTTAATAGttcctactgagtctgccggtggctcatcatctatatccaacttctcattagagtgctcatcagcccattctctaatactttctactgagtctgccggtggctcattatctatatccaacttctcattagagcgctcatcagctcattctctaatagtttctactgagtctgctggtggttcatcatctatatccaacttctcattagagcgctcaccAGCCCATCCTcttatagtttctactgagtcttgtggtggctcatcatctatatccaacttctcattagagcgctctcagcccattctctaatagtttctactgagtctgccggtggctcatcatctatatccaacttcccattagagcgctcatcagcccatcctctaatagtttctactgagtctgccggtggctcatcatctatatcgaacttcccattagagcgctcatcagcccattctctaatagttcctaCTGAGTCTGCAGGTGGCTCATCATATacatccaacatcccattagagcgctcatcagctcattctctaatagtttcaactgagtctgccagtggcgcatcatctatatccaacttcccattagagcgctcatcagcccattctctaatagtttctactgagtctgccggtggctcatcgtctatatccaacttcccattagagcgctcatcagcccattctctaatagtttctaccgagtctggtggtggctcatcatctatatccaacttctcattagagcgctcatcagcatattctctaatagtttctactgagtctgccggtggccataatctatatccaacttcccattagagcgctcaacatcccattctccaatagtttctactgagtctgctagTGGCTCATCACCTATATCcgacttctcattagagcgctcatcagcccatcctctaatagtttctactgagtctggtggtggctcatcatctatatccaacttctcattagagcgctcatcagcccattctctaatagtttctactgagtctgccggtggcccaTCATCTatttccaacttcccattagagcgctcatcagcccattctctaatagcttctactgagtctggtggtggctcatcatctatatccaacttctcattagagtgctcatcagcccactctctaatagtttctactgagtctgccggtggctcattatctatatccaacttcccattagagcgctcatcagcccattctctaatagtttctactgagtctggtggtggctcatcatctatatccaacttctcattagagcactcaccagcccattctctaatggtttctaccgagtctgccggtggctcatcatctatatccaacttctcattagagcgctcatcggcccattctctaatagtttctactgagtctgctggtggatcatcatctatatccaacttctcattacagTGCTCAtctgcccattctctaatagtttcttctgagtctgccggtggctcattatctatatccaacttctcattagagcgctcatcagcccattgtctaatagtttctactgagtgtgctggtggttcatcatctatatccaacttctcattagagcgttcatcagcccattctctaatagtttctactgtgtctggtggtggctcatcatctatatccaacttctcattagagcgctcatcagcccattgtctaatagtttctactgagtgtgctggtggttcatcatctatatccaacttctcattagagcgctcatcagcccattctgtaatagtttctactgtgtctggtggtggctcatcatctatatccaacttctcattagagcgctcatcagcccattctctaatagtttctactgagtctggtggtggctcatcatctatatccaacttctcattagagtgctcatcagcccattctctaatagtttctactgagtctgccgctggctcattatctatatccaacttctcattagagcgctcatcagccaattgtctaatagtttctactgagtgtgctgatggttcatcatctatatccaacttctcattagagcgctcatcagcccattctctaatagtttctactgtgtctggtggtggctcatcatctatatccaacttctcattagagcgctcatcagcccattctctaatagtttctacttagTCTGCTggtagctcatcatctatatccaacttcccattagagcgcttatCAGCCCATTCTTTAATAGTTcccactgagtctgccggtggctcatcatctatatccaacatcccattagagcgctcatcagcccattctctaatagttcctactgagtctgccggtggctcatcatctacatccaacatcacattagagcgctcatcagcccattctctaatagtttctactgagtctgccggaatctcatcatctatatctaacttcccattagagcgctcatcagcccattctctaacagcttctactgagtctgccggtggctcatcatctatatccaacttcccattagagcgctcatcagcccattctctaatagtttctactgagtctgctggtggctcatcatctatatacaACTTCCCATTCGAGCGCTCATCAGCCTATTCTCTAattgtttctactgagtctgccggtggctcatcatctatatccaacttcccattacagcgctcatcagcccactctctaatagtttctactgagtctgctggtggctcatcatctatatccaacttccctttagagcgctcatcagcccgttctctaatagtttctactgagtctgctggtggcctatcatctatatccaacctcccattagagcgctcatcagcccaatcTCTAATAGGTTCTACTGAGTCTGCCactggctcatcatctatatccaacttcccattagagcgctcatcagcccattctctaatagtttccacgGAGTCTGCTTGTGGCTCATcacctatatccaacttcccattagagcgctcatcagcccattctctaatagtttctactcagtctgctggtggctcatcatctatatccaacttccatttagagcgctcatcagcccattctctaatagtttctactgagcctgccaatggctcatcatctatatcaaacttcccattagagcgctcatcagcccattctctaatagtttcaactgagtctgccggtggctcatcatctatatccaacttcccattagagcgctcatcagcccattctctaatagtttctactgagtctgccggtggctcatcatctatatccaacttcccattagagcgctcatcagcccattctctaatagtttctattgagtctgccagtggctcaccatctatatccaacttcccattagagcgctcatcagcccaatctctaatagtttctactgagtctgctggtggctcatcatctatatccaacttcccattagagcgctcatccgcccattctctaatagtttctactgagtctgccggtggctcaccatctatatccaacttcccattagagcgctcatcagcccattctctaatagtttcaactgagtctgccggtggctcatcatctataaccaacttcccattagagcgctcatcagcccattctctaatagtttctactgagtctgccggtggctcatcatctatatccaacttcccaccAGAGCGCTCATTAGCCCatcctctaatagtttctactgagtctgccggtggctcatcatctatatccaacttcccattagagcgctcatcagcccactgtctaatagtttctactgagtctgctggtggctcatcatctatatccaacttcccattagagcgctcatcagcccattctctaatagtttctactgagtctgctggtggctcatcatctatatccaacttcccattagagcactcatcagccCTTTCTCTAATAAttcctactgagtctgccggtgtctCATCATCTAtttccaacatcccattagagcgctcatcagcccattctctaatagtttctactgagtctgctggtggctcatcatctatatccaacttcccattagagcgctcatcagcccattctctaatagtttctactgagtctgccggtggctcatcatctatatccaacttcccattagagcgctcatcagcccattctctactagcttccactgagtctgctggtggctaatcttctatatccaacttcccattagagcgctcatcagaccattctctaatagtttctactgagtctgctggtggctcatcatctatttcCAACttaccattagagcgctcatcagcccattctctaatagtttctactgagtctggtggtggctcatcatctatatccaacatctcattagagcgctcatcagcccattctctaatagtttctactgagtctgccggtagctcatcatctatatccaacttcccattagagcgctcatcagcccattctctaatagtttctactgagtctgccaatggctcatcatctatatcaaacttcccattagagcgctcatcagcccattctctaatagtttctactgagtctgccggtggctcatcatctatacccaacgtcccattagagcgctcatcagcccattctctaatagtttctactgagtctgccagtggctcattatctatatccaccttcccattagaacgctcatcagcccattctttaatagtttctactgagtctgccggtggctcaccaTCTATATCCTTCTTCCCATTAGATCGCTCATCAGCccaatctctaatagtttctactgagtctgctggtggctcatcatctatatcgaaCTTCATATTAGAGCGCTCAtccgcccattctctaatagtttctactgagtctgccggcgGCTcaccatctatatccaacttcccattagagcgttcatcagcccattctctaatagtttcaactgagtctgccggtggctcatcatctatatccaacttcccattagagcgctcatcagcccattcactaatagtttctactgagtctggtggtggctcatcatctatatccaacttcccattagagcgctcatcagcccactctctaatagtttctactgagtctgctggtggctcatcatctatatccaacttcccattagagcgctcatcagcccattctcta
This window contains:
- the LOC124779930 gene encoding uncharacterized protein LOC124779930, with amino-acid sequence MLDVYDEPPADSVGTIREWADERSNGKFDIDDEPPADSVETIRGWADERSNGKLDIDDEPPADSLDIDDEPPQDSVETIRGWAGERSNEKLDIDDEPPADSLDIDDEPPPDTVETIREWADERSNEKLDIDDEPSAHSVETIRQLVDERSNENLDIDNEPPADSVETIREWADEHSNEKLDIDDEPPPDSVETIREWADERSNEKLDIDDEPPPDTVETITEWADERSNEKLDIDDEPPAHSVETIRQWADERSNEKLDIDDEPPPDTVETIREWADERSNEKLDIDDEPPAHSVETIRQWADERSNEKLDIDNEPPADSEESIREWADEHCNEKLDIDDDPPADSVETIREWADERSNEKLDIDDEPLADSVETIREWAGECSNEKLDIDDKPPPDSVETIREWADERSNGKLDIDNESPADSVETIRKWADEHSNEKLDIDDEPPPDSVEAIREWADERSNGKLEIDDGPPADSVETIREWADERSNEKLDIDDEPPPDSVETIRGWADERSNEKLDIDSVETIREWADERSNEKLDIDDEPPPDSVETIREWADERSNGKLDIDDEPPADSLYIDDEPPADSVETIREWADERSNGKLDIDDEPPADSVEAVREWADECSNGKLDIDDEIPADSVETIREWADERSNGMLDVDDEPPADSVGTIREWADERSNGMLDIDDEPPADSLDIDDEPPPDTVETIREWADERSNEKLDIDDEPSAHSVETIRQLADERSNEKLDIDNEPPADSVETIREWADEHSNEKLDIDDEPPPDSVETIREWADERSNEKLDIDDEPPPDTVETITEWADERSNEKLDIDDEPPAHSVETIRQWADERSNEKLDIDDEPPPDTVETIREWADERSNEKLDMDDEPPAHSVETIRQWADERSNEKLDIDNEPPADSEETIREWADDHCNEKLDIDDDPPADSVETIREWADERSNEKLDIDDEPPADSVETIREWAGECSNEKLDIDDEPPPDSVETIREWADERSNGKLDIDNEPPADSVETIREWADEHSNEKLDIDDEPPPDSVEAIREWADERSNGKLEIDDGPPADSVETIREWADERSNEKLDIDDEPPPDSVETIRGWADERSNEKLDIDSVETIREWADERSNEKLDIDDEPPPDSVETIREWADERSNGKLDIDDEPPADSVETIREWANERSNGKLDIDDEPLADSVETIRE
- the LOC124779913 gene encoding protein IWS1 homolog; the encoded protein is MLDVYDEPPADSVGTIREWADERSNGKFDIDDEPPADSVETIRGWADERSNGKLDIDDEPPADSVETIREWAESALMRNSVETIREWADERSNEKLDIDDEPPPDSVETIREWADERSNGELDIDDEPPADSVETIREWADERSNGELDIDDEPPADSLDIDDDPPRDSVETIRRWPDERSNGKLDIDDEPAADSVETISEWADERSNGKLDIDDEPPADSIETIREWADERSIEKLDLDNEPPADSVETIREWADEHSNEKLDIDDNPPADSVETIRKWADERSNEELDIDDEPPADSVETIREWVDERSNGKLDIDDEPTADSVETIREWADERSNGKLDIDDEPPADSFYIDDEPPADSVETIREWADERSNGKLDIDDEPPADSVETIREWADERSDGKLDTDDEPPADSVETIREWADERSNGKLDIDDEPPAHSVETIREWADERSNGKLDIDDEPPADSVETIREWADERSNGKLDIDNEPPADSVETIRVWADERSNGKLDLDYEPPADSVETIREWTDERSNGKLDIDDKPPADSVETIREWAVERSNGKLDIDDEPPADSVETIREWADERSNEKLDIDNEPPADSVETSREWADERSYGKLDIDDEPLADSVKTIREWADDRSNGKLDIDDEPPADSVETIREWADERSNGKLDIDDEPPADLVETIRERADERSNGKLDIDDEPPADSLDIDGEPPAVSVETIREWADERSNGKLDIDDEPPADSVETIREWADERSNGKLDIDGEPPADSVETIREWADERSNGKLYIDDEPPADSVETIREWADERSNEKLEIDDEPPQDSVETIREWADERSNEKLDIDDEPPADSVETIREWAGECSNEKLDIDDEPPPDSVETIREWADERSNGKLDIDNEPPADSVETIREWADEHSNEKLDIDDEPPPDSVEAIREWADERSNGKLEIDDGPPADSVETIREWADERSNEKLDIDDEPPPDSVETIRGWADERSNEKLDIDSVETIREWADERSNEKLDIDDEPPPDSVETIREWADERSNGKLDIDDEPPADSVETIREWADERSNGKLDIDDEPLADSVETIRE
- the LOC124779946 gene encoding protein IWS1 homolog; translated protein: MLDVDDEPPADSVGTIREWADERSNGMLDIDDEPPADSLDIDDEPPPDTVETIREWADERSNEKLDIDDEPSAHSVETIRQLADERSNEKLDIDNEPAADSVETIREWADEHSNEKLDIDDEPPPDSVETIREWADERSNEKLDIDDEPPPDTVETITEWADERSNEKLDIDDEPPAHSVETIRQWADERSNEKLDIDDEPPPDTVETIREWADERSNEKLDIDDEPPAHSVETIRQWADERSNEKLDIDNEPPADSEETIREWADEHCNEKLDIDDDPPADSVETIREWADERSNEKLDIDDEPPADSVETIREWAGECSNEKLDIDDEPPPDSVETIREWADERSNGKLDIDNEPPADSVETIREWADEHSNEKLDIDDEPPPDSVEAIREWADERSNGKLEIDDGPPADSVETIREWADERSNEKLDIDDEPPPDSVETIRGWADERSNEKSDIDSVETIREYADERSNEKLDIDDEPPPDSVETIREWADERSNGKLDIDDEPPADSVETIREWADERSNGKLDIDDAPLADSVETIRE